GGCTCGGCTCCTCTTTCTCGCTATAAAGGTCCACAAGGACCCGACAAAGAATTCTAACATGAAATATCAAATCTATGCAAGGGAAATCCCGATCATGCCTTTCACACACCCCATGCTTGACAAAATATCAACATTAGTATATATGAATGAATGAGCATATATTCATGAATGGAGGACTCCAGGTGGAACAAACAAACGTACCCAAGGCCATACATGGGGAAACCGTAGAAGCCGTTAAAACCAGGATGCCGGAAGAAGGTTTCTGTCATTCGCTGGCCGGTTTCTTCAAAGTCTTGGGGGATACGACCAGGGTGAGGATCCTCCTGGCGCTCGGGCTTTCTGAAATGTGCGTGGGTGATATTGCCTGTCTGCTCGGTATGACCCAGTCGGCCATTTCCCACCAACTCAGGATTCTCAGGCAAGCCCGGCTGGTTAGAGCCAGGAGGATAGGGAGAATCTCCTTTTACGCTCTTGACGACGAGCATGTCGAAAAAATCATGGCTGAAAGCGCCAATCACCTCAGTCATGGAGATCGCAGGTGATCCTGCCATGAAAAATAACCGATCGAACCATGAAAACAACCGCCTGGTTTTTCGCCTGGAAGGTCTCCATTGCCCGATTTGCGCCCTGGATATAGAAAGAAGCATGGCGGAGTTGGAATGGGTCGATAGCTCTTCCCTTGACCCCGTCACCTCCAAGCTCACTCTCGAGGTCCGCAAAGGAGCGATGCCCCTGAAACCCCTCTCCATGGTTCAGGAACTCGTCGACGGCATCGAGGCCGGCATCAAGGTTTTGCCCGAGGAGGATCCTACGGGCGAAGGCTTGAAAAACACCGCCAACAGGGCGTTGAAAACTTTTTCGATTAGGGTCCTTCCCGGACTCCTCCTTTGGGGAGCGGCGATAACCTTGGCTCCAGGCGCCCCTCTTCGGCCAATCCTCTTCCTTGCCGCCTACCTCCTGTCCGGGTGGGCTATCGTTCTGAAGGCCCTCAAAAACTTACTGCGAGGCAGGATTTTCGATGAATACTTCCTCATGTCGATAGCCACCATGGGAGCTATTGCCATCGGCGAGTACCCCGAAGCCGTAGCTGTCATGCTTTTTTTCAGAACAGGGGAGATCCTGGAAGAAAGCGCCGTGGAAAAGGCCAGCGGGTCAATCACTTCCCTGGTCGAGATAATCCCTGACAAGGCAAACCTGCTCGATGCGGAGGGGCACATCAACAGTGTGAGTTCCAGATCCCTGAAACAGGGCGACATGATCCTCGTGAAACCGGGCGAGAGGATACCCGTCGACGGCGTCATATCAGAGGGCTTATCCAGCCTCGATACTTCATCGATCACCGGAGAGTCGCTGCCGCGGGACGTGGCGCCGGGAGACCCCGTCCTGGCCGGATTTCTAAATAGCCATGGCACTCTTCGCATAGAGGTCTCTAAACCTTTGGAGTCCTCGGCGGCATCAAGGATCCTGGCTGCCATCGGTGACGCGAGGTCAAAAAAAACCCGCACCGAGCGGCTTGCCACGACCTTTGCCAGGATCTACTCGCCTTCGGTGGTGGTCCTGGCGGTCCTGATCGCGTCGGTACCTCCCCTGGTCGGGGGAAGTGATTTCAAGACCTGGCTCTACAGGGCCCTGATATTTCTGGTGGCCTCCTGTCCCTGCGCCCTTCTTTTATCGATCCCTCTGGGTATTTTCGCCGGCATCGGATCCGCTTCCGAAAAGGGCATCCTGGTCAAGGGTGGCGACGTCCT
The Thermovirga sp. DNA segment above includes these coding regions:
- a CDS encoding helix-turn-helix transcriptional regulator, which produces MNGGLQVEQTNVPKAIHGETVEAVKTRMPEEGFCHSLAGFFKVLGDTTRVRILLALGLSEMCVGDIACLLGMTQSAISHQLRILRQARLVRARRIGRISFYALDDEHVEKIMAESANHLSHGDRR
- a CDS encoding heavy metal translocating P-type ATPase; amino-acid sequence: MKNNRSNHENNRLVFRLEGLHCPICALDIERSMAELEWVDSSSLDPVTSKLTLEVRKGAMPLKPLSMVQELVDGIEAGIKVLPEEDPTGEGLKNTANRALKTFSIRVLPGLLLWGAAITLAPGAPLRPILFLAAYLLSGWAIVLKALKNLLRGRIFDEYFLMSIATMGAIAIGEYPEAVAVMLFFRTGEILEESAVEKASGSITSLVEIIPDKANLLDAEGHINSVSSRSLKQGDMILVKPGERIPVDGVISEGLSSLDTSSITGESLPRDVAPGDPVLAGFLNSHGTLRIEVSKPLESSAASRILAAIGDARSKKTRTERLATTFARIYSPSVVVLAVLIASVPPLVGGSDFKTWLYRALIFLVASCPCALLLSIPLGIFAGIGSASEKGILVKGGDVLERLPLVDTVFFDKTGTITTGQFHLAGVYPQEGR